A region of the Pantoea alfalfae genome:
TCCTGTTGCAGTCTGACCGTTACCTGTAATCCGCCGCTGCTGACAATCGGCGTGATCCAGGGCGAGAGCCGCTGAGCAATCTGCTCGAGTAACCGATCGCGACGGCTGCGATAGAGTTGACGCATCAGCCGCAGATGGCTGGCGAAATGTCCCTGCTGCAGGAAGGCAGCGGTGACAGCCTGCGGTAGCAGGGCGCTATGCCCATCAAGCACGCTGCGTGCCTGACCAATAGGCGTAATCAGCGCGGGCGGCACGACCATCCACGCCAGGCGCAGAGAGGGAAACAGCGATTTCGAAAAGGTGCCCAGCGTGATCACCCGCTGATGGCGATCCAGTCCCTGCAGTGCCGGAACAGGGCGATCATCATAATGAAACTCACTATCGTAATCATCTTCGATTAACCAGCATTGGTTGCGCTGCGCCCAGTCGAGCCACGCCAGACGCCGCGACAGGCTGAGCGTGACGCCGGTTGGATAATGATGCGAGGGTGTCAGATACATCAGCTTCGCACTGCCGCTGGCGGGGATAGCACCTTCGGCATCGACCTCAATGCCGCGCACCTGTGCGCCTGTGGCCCTGAAGGCGTTGCGCGCGCCAGGATAGCCAGGCTCCTCCATCCACACCGCATCACCGGGATCGACGAACATCATCGCCAGTAACTGCAGCGCCTGCTGTGAACTTGTCAGAATGATCACCTGCTCTGGCTGGCACGCTACGCCTCGTGAGAGCGCCAGATAATCAGCGAGTGCGCTGCGTAACGGCAGGTAGCCGCAGGGATCGCCATATCCCATTGCCGCGCTGCCCAGGGAACGCTGTACGCTGCTGCTCAGGCGTCGCCAGGTGTTGTGGGGAAAAGCGCGTAACTCCGGTGAACCGGCGGCGAATGCGTGCGGAAAAGGGGGATCCTGACAGCCACCGGTTGCCAGAACCTGCTGGCCCCGCGCCGAGAAGCGGACGGGCTGAGGCCGGGCAGGTAATGATGATGAATAGGAGGGGATGATGATGGCAACAAAAGTACCGCGACCGGTCTCGCGTCGCAGATAGCCTTCACTTTCCAGCTGTCCGTAGGCCGCTTCCACCGTCACACGTGACAGACGCAGATCCTGCGCCAGCTGCCGGCTGGAGGGTAACTGCTGACCGGCGTGCAGATGATGCCGGTTGATCGCCAGTCGCAGGGTAGAGCAGAGCCGCTCACGCACGCCGCCACTGGCCTGGTGCTGGAAAAATTGTAACCACGGTGAAGGCATATGGGTCTTAACCCTGCTGGATAATGGGTATCAGTAAGCAGTCCACTTTGCCGTAAACTGCAGCTTCATCACAACAGGAGAATCGCTATGTCATCGGTTTTACAGATTCCGGCCGCCACGCCGCAGCAAAGCCTCGACTATCTGCAGGCCAAACTCGCTTATTACACCGACGCCTGGGATCTGGCGGAAGATCTGGCCCGTCAGGCACCAGAAATTGTGGTGATCGATGCCCGTGCGCCGGAGGCTTATCGCGCCGGTCATATCTGCGGCGCGATAAATTTTCCGCATCGCGGGATGGATGCCAGCACGACGGCGCGGCTTGACCGCAGCAAAGTGTATGTCACCTATTGTGACGGTATTGGCTGTAACGGCTCGACGAAAGCGGCATGGAAACTGGCATCGCTGGGATTTCAGGTGAAGGAGTTAATTGGCGGGCTGGATTTCTGGAAACGTGACGGTCATCCGCTGACCTGGGGTGATGCAGCGGGCGAATGGCCTGCCGCCGCGCCCATAGCATCCTGCGGCTGCTGACTCAGAGTACCAGCCAGAGTAAAAGGGTGATGACCCCCAGTGCGACAAAAAATCCCAGCAGGGGACGCTGCGCCAGCGGCTGTATCGCGGGCGGCAGCGATGCCACAAAGGGTGACCAGATCGGCTGAGGTTTAATCTCGCTGGGTGCAAGCGGCTGCTCAAGAAGTTTTTCTGCCCGGTCAGCGCGACGGCTGAACAGGAAGTTCAGCAGATCCTGCGTCTGTGCAGTGGTCAGAACCATCTGCGGCGTCGCCTGAAAACGCTGCTGGCTGTAATCTTCCAGTTGCTGCCGTTCCTGCTGATCGAGCGGCTGCTTCAGGGACGCTTCCAGCAGTTGCAGCGTCGGTGCACTGTGCTGACTCAGCGTCTGGCGTACCTGCAGATACTGTGTCAGCAGCGGAAAGTGGCGTGAGGGGATCGGATCGCCGCTGGTCAGATTCACCAGTTTCAGCGCTGCCGACCACAGCTTACCGGTGGATTCGCCGGTGGCGGCGGCCAGGCGCACCACCTGCTGATTCAGGGTATGGTGCTCGGCAGGGAGCAGCGTGCGATCGCTGACGCGGATCTGCTGCGGCTGGGGAATCGTCATCTGCCCGTTCTGCAGCATCGTCAGCACCTGGCGCAGCTGATCCTGACTCAGCGCGCTCAGGACGGTCTGACCAAACTGCTGACGGATAAAATCACTGACGGCCTGACGGTTATTACCTTTCGGCAGCAGCTCGGTGAGCTGAGTCATCAGCTGGCGGGTGCCATGTCCGTTCTGCGCCTGCGTCAGGCGACCATTCAGATACTGTTCCGCAGCCGGAAAATGACGCGACTGTAACTCCGCTTCACTCTTTACGCCCACTTCATGACGGACGCCCGCCCAGAGTTCAGGCGCTTTAAGAGTGCTGAGCGATGAGATACGCACGATCAGGCGTTCTAACGTCGTGCGCTGAGCAGGGGAGAGTGGCTGTTCACCCGCCACAGAACCGTGACGGGTCACACCGGTTTGCGGATTGACAGATGAACGATCGACCGGCGCACCGGGGCCGCTGAGAGGTTGCATGGCGGATTCCTTGGGAAAACAGAACAGCGTGGGGTGCGCCGGAAAACGAATAGGCCATGATAGCAAAAGCCCCCGGGAAATCCCACGGGGGACTCGCGTTTCGCCGCGAGATTTACGCTTGAGTTGTGAACCTCAGCCGCCTTTATTTACCACCCTCTTTAGCTGCATCTTCACTCACCGCAGCCAGACTCCTTAATCGGCAGAAGGTATGATTCAGGATGGTGGCTGAATGACCGGTTTGTGCCGGGTTAGCGGCGTCCGCAGTCGCTGCGCCAGTATGACACCGCCCAGCGTCAGACCACCGCCAATCCAGTGGTAACTGTGCAGTTGCTCGTGCAGAAACAGCACGGCGATCAATGCGGTAAACAGCGGCGTCAGATTCATAAAGATGCTGGTGGTGCTGGCACCAAGGCGCTGCACGCCATGGATCCACAAAAAAGGCGCGATGATGGAGGCGAACAGCCCGGCAAACGCTACCAGTGGCAGGTTATGCCAGTTAAGCGACACGTCTGGTGCCAGTAAAAAGCCGGGCAGCAACAGCAGTACGCCGAATACGATCTGCACATAGAGACTCTGCCAGATTGGCAATGGCAGCGCCCAGCGTTTCGTCAGGACGCCATACAGCGCATAGGAGGTGGAAGCGGCCAGCATCATCAGTTCACCTTTGCCCATGCCATGATTCAGCAACTGCATCACGTCACCCTGACTGACCAGCCACACGAGTCCGCAAAAAGAGAGAATACTGCCGAGCAGGATACCGAGCGTTGGCGCAATCCGAAGGATAACCACGCTCAGCAGTACGGTGAGCAGCGGGATCAGCGCGCCAATAATGCCCATAAACAGTGCGCTGACACTATGTGCCGCGTAATAGGCAAGACTCTGATAGAGCACCATACCGAGCAGCCCAAGGATCGCCAGCCGCCACAGATGCGGTTTGATGATCTTACGCGAGCGCCACACGCCAGGCAGCACAAAGGGAGTAAGTACCAGCAGCGCCAGCAGCCAGCGATAGAATGAGATCGCTGCCGGATCGATCGCACTGGCCGACAGTTTGCTGACAATTGAGTTGATCGACCAGATCATCACCGCAAAGAGCGGGTACAGGAAAAACATGCTGACTCTCCATACGTCATTACACGCCATTGATGAGGCGCAGTGTACGCTTGTCCGGATTTATCCAGATAGTTAATATCGGACAAAATGAGCGAATGAGCGGACAGAATGAGCCTGAAAGTGACCTACCAGCCGCCGGTGAATGCGCCGCAGTTACGCTACTTTATGCGTTATGAACAGGCCAATGCCCGCACCGAATATCTGCCGCATGCGCATGCCTGGGGCCAGCTGATCATGGTGAAAAGCCACGTCCTGGAGATGCAGGTCGAGGGCGAGCGCTTGCTGACGCCGGCCGATATTCCGGTCTGGATCCCGCCGGGTCAGCTGCACAGTAGCTATAACCATCGTCAGGCGCAGTTTCGCACCTTTAATCTGGCGTCACCGCTCTGCGCCGACTTACCCCGGCGCGCCTGTCTGATGCTGATAGATCCCATTGCACACGCCATCATGGACGATTTCGCTGAGCAGCAAATCGAGCAACCCGCCACGGATGCCCAGTGGCGGCTGTGCGAGGTGCTGCGCGATCGCCTGAAGCTGGCGCAGGTGCAGGAGAGTTATCTGCCGACTTCAGATGATAAATTTCTGGCGCCTGTGTTACATGCGCTGGAAGCGCATCCGGGCGATAACACCACGCTGGCGGGCTGGGCGGCGCGGGTCTTTACGACCGAACGGACGCTGGCGCGGCGCTGCCAGCAGCATCTGCATATGACGTTTGGTGAGTGGCGGCAGCGTCTGCGGTATCTTCGCGCCATCGTACTGCTCGAGCAGGGAGAAAGCGTGCAGAGTATCGCCCATGAGCTGGGATACAGTTCCGCCTCGGCGCTGATTGTGATGTTCCAGCAACAGGCAGGCACCACGCCCGATCGCTACCGTGCGCGGTTAGGCTAACGCGTCGCTTTGTGCCAGAATAATTGCCTCACATGTAACAGACAGGAAAGCCGTGGTGAAAATTCTGGTCGATGAAAATATGCCTTATGCCCGTGAGTTATTCAGTCGCACCGGCGTCGTGGTCGCGGTGCCGGGGCGTCCGCTGCCAGTGGCTGAGCTGGCCGATGCCGATGGCCTGATGGTGCGCTCCGTCACCCAGGTGAATGAATCGCTGCTGGCAGGAAAACCGGTGAGGTTTGTCGGCACCGCGACGGCGGGCACCGATCATATCGACGAGAACTGGCTGCAGCAGGCGGGCGTTGCGTTTTCAGCCGCTCCCGGCTGTAACGCTATTGCGGTGGTGGAATATGTTTTCTCTGCGCTGCTGATGCTGGCGGAGCGCGATGGTTTTGAGCTGCGTGACCGCACAGTCGGCATCGTTGGTGTCGGTAACGTCGGCGGGCGGCTGCAAAAGCGTCTTGAGGCCTGGGGCATCAAAACCCTGTTGTGCGATCCGCCACGCGCCGATCGCGGTGACGAAGGCGATTTTCTGTCCCTGGAGGCGGTGACAGCGCAGGCAGATATTCTGACCTTCCACACGCCGCTGTTTAAAGACGGCCCCTACAAAAGCTGGCATCTGGCGGATGCAGCGCTGCTGATGGCGCTGAAGCCCAACACCATCCTGATTAACGCCTGTCGCGGCCCGGTAGTGGACAATAGCGCGCTGCTGGAGGTGCTGAAAATGCGCCATGACCTGAGCGTAGTGCTGGATGTCTGGGAACCGGAGCCGGATCTCTCGCTGGCGCTGCTGGATAAGGTCGACATCGCCACGCCGCACATCGCGGGCTACACGCTGGAAGGCAAAGCACGTGGCACCACTCAGGTCTTTGAAGCCTGGTGCGACTTTATTGGTCAGCCGCAGCAGGTGCCACTCAGCACCTTACTGCCGGAGCCGGAATTCAGTGAAATTACCCTGAATGGCTCGCTGGATCAGCCAACACTGAAACGTCTGGCGCATCTGGTGTATGATGTGCGCCGCGATGATGCCCCGCTACGTAAAGTGGCGGCGAAACCCGGCGAGTTTGATCGCCTGCGCAAGCAGTATCTGGAGCGCCGCGAGTGGTCTTCGCTGCAGGTAAGCTGCGATGACGCCTCAACGGCTGAGATGCTGAACCAGCTGGGCTTTAACGCAATCTACTCCCCAGAATAGCGGGCGCTGAAGGTCAGGCGCCCTGGCGCGGTTTCCGCACTGAATTAATCAGTGAACGGAAGGCGCGCGCTGCTGGCATGTCTGCATGACGGCGGGTTCTGGGGGGATATACCCAATGGATTTCGGGTTGCATTGAGGCGGCAAGAGAACGAATCCCGATGAGCTTACTCAGGTAAGTGATTCGGGTGAGTGAACGCAGCCAACAAAGATGCAACGTGAAAGACGACGGGGATAAATCTGAATCCCTGGGCGGTGAATATCACCGCCTTCTGTTTTTATGTCATTGTCTGG
Encoded here:
- the flk gene encoding flagella biosynthesis regulator Flk, which encodes MQPLSGPGAPVDRSSVNPQTGVTRHGSVAGEQPLSPAQRTTLERLIVRISSLSTLKAPELWAGVRHEVGVKSEAELQSRHFPAAEQYLNGRLTQAQNGHGTRQLMTQLTELLPKGNNRQAVSDFIRQQFGQTVLSALSQDQLRQVLTMLQNGQMTIPQPQQIRVSDRTLLPAEHHTLNQQVVRLAAATGESTGKLWSAALKLVNLTSGDPIPSRHFPLLTQYLQVRQTLSQHSAPTLQLLEASLKQPLDQQERQQLEDYSQQRFQATPQMVLTTAQTQDLLNFLFSRRADRAEKLLEQPLAPSEIKPQPIWSPFVASLPPAIQPLAQRPLLGFFVALGVITLLLWLVL
- the pdxR gene encoding MocR-like pyridoxine biosynthesis transcription factor PdxR codes for the protein MPSPWLQFFQHQASGGVRERLCSTLRLAINRHHLHAGQQLPSSRQLAQDLRLSRVTVEAAYGQLESEGYLRRETGRGTFVAIIIPSYSSSLPARPQPVRFSARGQQVLATGGCQDPPFPHAFAAGSPELRAFPHNTWRRLSSSVQRSLGSAAMGYGDPCGYLPLRSALADYLALSRGVACQPEQVIILTSSQQALQLLAMMFVDPGDAVWMEEPGYPGARNAFRATGAQVRGIEVDAEGAIPASGSAKLMYLTPSHHYPTGVTLSLSRRLAWLDWAQRNQCWLIEDDYDSEFHYDDRPVPALQGLDRHQRVITLGTFSKSLFPSLRLAWMVVPPALITPIGQARSVLDGHSALLPQAVTAAFLQQGHFASHLRLMRQLYRSRRDRLLEQIAQRLSPWITPIVSSGGLQVTVRLQQDEARLSALAAQQGLLLPRLSPLYAGPSSQQGWMLGFAALTPDEIVAGCNTLLRLLQREG
- the pdxB gene encoding 4-phosphoerythronate dehydrogenase PdxB; translation: MKILVDENMPYARELFSRTGVVVAVPGRPLPVAELADADGLMVRSVTQVNESLLAGKPVRFVGTATAGTDHIDENWLQQAGVAFSAAPGCNAIAVVEYVFSALLMLAERDGFELRDRTVGIVGVGNVGGRLQKRLEAWGIKTLLCDPPRADRGDEGDFLSLEAVTAQADILTFHTPLFKDGPYKSWHLADAALLMALKPNTILINACRGPVVDNSALLEVLKMRHDLSVVLDVWEPEPDLSLALLDKVDIATPHIAGYTLEGKARGTTQVFEAWCDFIGQPQQVPLSTLLPEPEFSEITLNGSLDQPTLKRLAHLVYDVRRDDAPLRKVAAKPGEFDRLRKQYLERREWSSLQVSCDDASTAEMLNQLGFNAIYSPE
- a CDS encoding DMT family transporter, with translation MFFLYPLFAVMIWSINSIVSKLSASAIDPAAISFYRWLLALLVLTPFVLPGVWRSRKIIKPHLWRLAILGLLGMVLYQSLAYYAAHSVSALFMGIIGALIPLLTVLLSVVILRIAPTLGILLGSILSFCGLVWLVSQGDVMQLLNHGMGKGELMMLAASTSYALYGVLTKRWALPLPIWQSLYVQIVFGVLLLLPGFLLAPDVSLNWHNLPLVAFAGLFASIIAPFLWIHGVQRLGASTTSIFMNLTPLFTALIAVLFLHEQLHSYHWIGGGLTLGGVILAQRLRTPLTRHKPVIQPPS
- a CDS encoding rhodanese-like domain-containing protein, which translates into the protein MSSVLQIPAATPQQSLDYLQAKLAYYTDAWDLAEDLARQAPEIVVIDARAPEAYRAGHICGAINFPHRGMDASTTARLDRSKVYVTYCDGIGCNGSTKAAWKLASLGFQVKELIGGLDFWKRDGHPLTWGDAAGEWPAAAPIASCGC
- a CDS encoding AraC family transcriptional regulator, with translation MSLKVTYQPPVNAPQLRYFMRYEQANARTEYLPHAHAWGQLIMVKSHVLEMQVEGERLLTPADIPVWIPPGQLHSSYNHRQAQFRTFNLASPLCADLPRRACLMLIDPIAHAIMDDFAEQQIEQPATDAQWRLCEVLRDRLKLAQVQESYLPTSDDKFLAPVLHALEAHPGDNTTLAGWAARVFTTERTLARRCQQHLHMTFGEWRQRLRYLRAIVLLEQGESVQSIAHELGYSSASALIVMFQQQAGTTPDRYRARLG